The Nocardia arthritidis genome has a window encoding:
- a CDS encoding alpha/beta hydrolase: MSAIGPGGSGTVMNPDGPSAPARVLLATCQGVIRPALRVAPINRSTIPIGAAAISGLARLRPQPRGIEREQVALNGFRMEILRPSGAARALRHGAMLYLHGGGFAVCGLRTHRPIAASLARRIGLPVVNVEYRQLPGRRITDSVDDCMTAYRWLLRHGADPGRIVFAGDSAGGYLSFATALRAIEAGLPAPAGLIGLSPLLDLDYAAKRDHVNVTRDPYIPLSALAAVVRMGAEVGGALDPLLSPVNGALAALPPVLLIAAEDEILRHDCELMAERLTAAGVPNTLELWRGQVHAFMSIFPNLPEGRAALARVSRFVRARLEEQDQARSA, from the coding sequence ATGTCAGCAATCGGCCCCGGGGGATCCGGCACCGTCATGAATCCGGATGGGCCCAGCGCCCCGGCACGGGTTCTGCTCGCGACCTGTCAGGGTGTCATCCGGCCCGCGCTGCGGGTCGCCCCGATCAATAGGTCGACCATTCCGATCGGCGCCGCCGCGATATCCGGTCTGGCCCGGCTGCGGCCGCAACCGCGCGGAATAGAACGAGAACAGGTGGCGCTCAACGGTTTCCGAATGGAGATCCTGCGTCCGTCGGGCGCGGCGCGGGCGCTGCGGCACGGCGCGATGCTGTACCTGCACGGCGGCGGATTCGCCGTATGCGGGCTGCGCACGCATCGCCCGATCGCGGCCAGCCTGGCGCGGCGCATCGGGCTGCCGGTGGTGAACGTCGAATACCGGCAGCTGCCCGGTCGGCGCATCACCGATTCGGTGGACGACTGCATGACCGCCTACCGCTGGCTGCTGCGGCACGGCGCGGATCCGGGGCGCATCGTATTCGCCGGGGATTCGGCAGGCGGATACCTGAGTTTCGCCACGGCGCTGCGCGCGATCGAGGCGGGCCTGCCCGCGCCGGCCGGGCTGATCGGGCTGAGCCCGCTGCTCGACCTGGATTACGCGGCCAAGCGCGATCACGTCAACGTCACCCGCGATCCCTATATCCCGCTGTCCGCGTTGGCCGCGGTGGTGCGGATGGGCGCCGAGGTGGGCGGTGCGCTCGACCCGCTGCTCTCGCCGGTGAACGGCGCGCTGGCCGCGCTGCCGCCGGTGCTGTTGATCGCCGCCGAGGACGAAATCCTCAGGCACGATTGCGAACTCATGGCCGAACGGCTCACCGCCGCCGGTGTGCCGAATACGCTCGAGCTGTGGCGCGGTCAGGTGCACGCCTTCATGAGCATCTTCCCGAATCTGCCGGAGGGCAGGGCGGCGCTGGCCCGGGTGTCGCGCTTCGTCCGGGCTCGGCTCGAGGAACAGGACCAAGCCCGCTCCGCCTGA